A stretch of Paraburkholderia phenazinium DNA encodes these proteins:
- a CDS encoding NAD-dependent epimerase/dehydratase family protein, which yields MSNQQESTGKPFKRLLLTGAAGNLGRQLRGALAQWADVVRLSDIAPMGEAAAHEEHVVLDLADRAAVDALLEGVDAVVHLGGISTDARFDDLLEANIRGVYNLYAAAQKHGVKRVLFASSNHAIGFHPTTSVLDADSPLRPDSLYGVTKCFGESLSRYYFDRFGLETVCMRIGSSFEAPKNPRMLVTYLSYRDFIELVRCSLFTNRVGHAIVYGVSNNRVLWWDNSKAAFLGYRPQDSSAEFDGLFPVQAPTEEFDDPAQQFQGGMYVVGLPQS from the coding sequence ATGAGCAATCAGCAGGAATCGACGGGTAAGCCCTTTAAACGGCTTTTGTTGACCGGTGCGGCCGGCAATCTCGGCCGGCAGTTGCGCGGCGCGCTGGCGCAATGGGCGGATGTGGTGCGTCTGTCCGATATCGCGCCAATGGGCGAAGCGGCTGCGCACGAAGAGCACGTCGTGCTCGATCTTGCAGACCGTGCAGCGGTGGACGCGTTGCTCGAGGGCGTCGATGCTGTCGTGCATCTGGGCGGCATCTCCACGGATGCGCGCTTCGACGATCTTCTCGAAGCGAATATTCGCGGCGTCTACAACCTGTACGCCGCGGCGCAGAAGCATGGCGTGAAGCGCGTGCTGTTTGCGAGCTCCAATCACGCAATCGGCTTTCATCCAACCACGTCTGTGCTCGATGCGGATTCCCCGCTGCGTCCGGATAGTCTCTATGGCGTGACGAAGTGCTTTGGCGAATCGCTGTCGCGCTACTACTTCGACCGCTTCGGTCTGGAGACGGTGTGCATGCGGATCGGTTCTTCGTTCGAAGCACCGAAAAACCCGCGCATGCTGGTGACCTATCTGAGCTACCGCGACTTTATCGAACTGGTGCGCTGCTCGCTGTTCACGAATCGCGTGGGGCATGCGATTGTGTACGGCGTGTCGAACAACCGGGTCTTGTGGTGGGATAACAGCAAGGCTGCGTTTTTGGGTTATCGGCCGCAGGACAGTTCCGCCGAGTTCGATGGGCTGTTTCCGGTTCAGGCGCCGACTGAGGAATTCGACGATCCCGCGCAGCAGTTTCAGGGTGGGATGTACGTGGTCGGGCTGCCGCAGTCTTGA
- a CDS encoding GlxA family transcriptional regulator produces MLRIGIVLYHGFQVINLAVTTVFEFANVTASEPLYEFVLLSEHGGPVQTSTGFAVETQPFDDSRFDTVLVVGDNEVIEPGAALIAFLQRSAQTSRRIGSTCTGAFNLAQAGLLDGRRATTHWFFAARLRQDYPAVKLEEDRIFIIDGPVWTSAGMTACIDLALALVEKDAGAEIARLVAKKLVVYHRRAGGQSQYSALLELEPRSDRIQMALAYAKQNLHTELSVEQLAEAAHLSPRQFSRAFRAETGQSPAKAVEHLRIEAARLMLESGLHPIEVVARDTGFGDRERMRRAFLRAFGQPPQVIRRASRGDESRHL; encoded by the coding sequence ATGTTGCGTATTGGAATCGTGCTGTACCACGGCTTCCAGGTCATCAACCTGGCTGTCACGACGGTCTTTGAATTTGCCAACGTGACGGCTAGCGAGCCCCTCTATGAGTTCGTGCTGCTGTCCGAGCATGGCGGCCCAGTGCAGACCTCGACCGGCTTCGCGGTCGAGACGCAGCCATTCGACGACAGCCGTTTCGATACCGTGCTGGTGGTCGGCGATAACGAAGTGATCGAACCCGGCGCAGCACTGATCGCCTTTTTGCAGCGCTCGGCGCAGACCTCGCGGCGCATCGGCTCGACCTGCACTGGTGCGTTCAATCTTGCGCAAGCGGGTCTGCTCGACGGACGACGCGCAACCACCCACTGGTTTTTCGCGGCGCGCCTGCGTCAGGACTACCCCGCGGTGAAGCTGGAGGAAGACCGCATTTTTATCATCGACGGCCCGGTGTGGACCTCTGCGGGCATGACGGCGTGCATCGATCTGGCGCTGGCACTCGTTGAAAAAGATGCTGGGGCCGAGATCGCGCGACTGGTGGCGAAGAAACTCGTCGTCTATCACCGACGCGCGGGCGGCCAGTCGCAGTATTCAGCGCTGCTCGAGCTGGAGCCGCGCTCCGACCGGATTCAGATGGCGCTCGCCTATGCGAAACAGAATCTTCATACCGAACTGTCGGTCGAGCAGCTTGCCGAAGCGGCCCATTTGAGTCCACGGCAATTCAGCCGCGCGTTTCGGGCGGAGACCGGCCAATCGCCGGCAAAGGCGGTCGAGCATCTGCGCATCGAGGCGGCGCGTCTGATGCTCGAGTCGGGTCTGCATCCCATTGAAGTCGTGGCGCGCGATACCGGCTTTGGCGATCGCGAACGGATGCGGCGCGCGTTCCTGCGCGCGTTCGGGCAACCGCCACAGGTGATACGGCGCGCTTCGCGCGGCGATGAATCGCGCCATTTGTGA
- a CDS encoding aldo/keto reductase encodes MSDLSNPSAEASGTFKLGGEVEIHRLGYGAMRITGPGIWGPPDHPAEAVRTLQSLRELGVNFIDTADSYGPDVSEQLIREALHPYTDLLIATKAGLHRPGPDRWEPDGRPEHLRQRLQKSLQNLGVEQIALWQLHRIDPKVPRDEQFDAVRSLQNEGLIRFAGLSEVSVDDIQAASKYFKVATVQNRYNLSDRASEDVLEHCEKHGIGFIPWYPLAAGSLTQADSPLQKMAAARNVSAGQIALAWLLKRSPVMLPIPGTSKRTHLRENVAAAEISLSDREFAELEALR; translated from the coding sequence ATGAGCGATCTGAGCAATCCGTCGGCAGAAGCGTCGGGTACTTTCAAACTGGGCGGCGAAGTCGAGATCCATCGTCTGGGATACGGCGCCATGCGCATTACGGGCCCGGGTATCTGGGGACCGCCTGACCATCCGGCCGAGGCAGTGCGCACATTGCAGAGCCTGCGCGAGCTCGGCGTGAATTTCATCGATACGGCGGACTCTTACGGCCCCGATGTGTCCGAGCAGCTCATCCGCGAAGCGTTGCATCCGTACACCGATCTGCTGATTGCGACGAAGGCCGGGCTGCATCGACCAGGACCGGATCGCTGGGAGCCGGATGGCCGTCCGGAACATCTGCGGCAGAGGCTGCAGAAGAGCCTGCAGAATCTGGGCGTCGAGCAGATTGCTCTATGGCAACTGCATCGGATCGATCCGAAGGTGCCGCGCGACGAACAGTTCGATGCAGTCCGTTCGTTGCAGAACGAGGGGTTGATCCGCTTTGCCGGCTTGAGCGAAGTATCGGTCGACGACATTCAGGCTGCCTCGAAGTATTTCAAGGTCGCGACGGTGCAGAACCGCTACAACCTGTCCGATCGCGCCAGCGAGGACGTGCTCGAACACTGCGAAAAACACGGCATCGGTTTTATTCCTTGGTATCCGCTCGCAGCCGGCAGTCTGACGCAAGCGGACTCGCCGCTACAAAAAATGGCGGCCGCACGCAACGTCAGCGCGGGCCAGATTGCACTGGCGTGGCTGCTCAAGCGCAGCCCTGTGATGTTGCCGATTCCGGGGACGTCGAAGCGCACCCATCTTCGCGAGAATGTGGCCGCCGCGGAGATCAGTCTGAGCGATCGGGAGTTCGCTGAACTGGAAGCGCTGCGCTAA
- a CDS encoding TetR/AcrR family transcriptional regulator: MPRPSHRGKILTEGLKVVHERGFAGASVRDIVQAAGVPQGSFTNHFASKEAFGLEVLELYFANSRQVLDETLRNDALAPLKRLGDYIDWNISRLCVNQTRNGCLLGKFALEASDYSDAIRHRVVEIFAEQQQCLEYCLASAVKAGELPADFDCNDVAGFIVASLQGAFMLAKAQRSAQPVVRFRHVLFSKILR, translated from the coding sequence ATGCCAAGACCCTCACACCGCGGAAAAATCCTTACCGAAGGCCTCAAGGTTGTCCATGAACGAGGCTTCGCGGGCGCTAGCGTGCGTGACATCGTCCAGGCCGCGGGCGTTCCGCAAGGGTCGTTCACGAACCACTTTGCCTCCAAGGAAGCGTTCGGTCTCGAGGTTCTCGAGCTTTACTTCGCCAATAGCCGCCAGGTCCTGGACGAGACGCTGCGCAACGATGCGCTTGCGCCGCTCAAACGGCTGGGCGACTACATCGACTGGAACATCTCCCGCCTTTGCGTGAACCAGACGCGCAACGGTTGCCTGCTCGGCAAATTTGCCCTGGAGGCAAGCGACTACAGCGATGCGATTCGCCATCGCGTCGTGGAGATCTTCGCGGAGCAGCAGCAATGCCTCGAATACTGCCTGGCGTCGGCGGTTAAAGCAGGTGAATTGCCGGCGGATTTCGATTGCAATGATGTCGCTGGCTTTATCGTCGCCTCGCTTCAGGGCGCGTTTATGCTCGCCAAGGCACAACGCAGCGCGCAGCCGGTGGTCCGTTTCAGGCATGTCCTGTTTTCGAAAATCCTGCGCTGA
- a CDS encoding SDR family NAD(P)-dependent oxidoreductase → MNDTTHKGTALITGASSGIGAIYADRLAHRGYDLILVARNRERLDKLANRLTSATGRSIEVVAADLGNKADVRRIEEILRSDSSITMLVNNAGIGGAGPLLVSDVDTMEAMIDLNVTSLTRLTYAIAPAFVARGTGTIVNIASIVAVAPEILNGVYGGTKAFVLAFSQSLHHELAAKGVRVQAVLPGATRTEFWDVAGHPVENLPQSIVMSADDLVDAALAGLDQGELATVPSLPDAADWAAFEAARAALGPNLSRSEPAARYGVKSAA, encoded by the coding sequence ATGAACGACACGACACACAAGGGCACAGCGTTGATTACCGGCGCTTCTTCCGGAATTGGTGCGATTTACGCAGATCGCCTTGCCCACCGCGGTTACGATCTGATTCTGGTGGCGCGCAACCGCGAACGGCTCGACAAGCTGGCTAATCGTCTGACGAGCGCGACGGGCCGTTCGATCGAAGTGGTTGCAGCGGACTTGGGTAACAAGGCCGACGTGCGGCGCATCGAAGAGATTCTGCGCAGCGATTCGAGCATCACGATGCTGGTGAACAATGCAGGGATCGGCGGTGCCGGCCCGCTGCTCGTTTCCGACGTGGACACCATGGAAGCGATGATCGATCTGAACGTCACTTCGCTTACGCGGCTGACGTATGCGATTGCGCCGGCGTTCGTCGCGCGGGGAACGGGCACGATCGTCAATATTGCTTCGATCGTGGCGGTGGCGCCGGAAATCCTGAACGGCGTGTACGGCGGCACCAAGGCATTCGTGCTGGCGTTCAGCCAGTCGTTGCACCATGAGCTGGCGGCGAAGGGTGTCCGCGTGCAAGCGGTGCTGCCAGGTGCGACTCGCACCGAGTTCTGGGACGTCGCGGGCCACCCCGTTGAGAACCTGCCGCAGAGCATCGTGATGAGCGCGGACGATCTCGTCGACGCAGCGCTCGCGGGACTGGATCAGGGCGAACTGGCCACGGTTCCGTCGCTGCCCGATGCGGCCGACTGGGCCGCGTTCGAAGCGGCGCGCGCCGCGCTGGGACCGAACCTGTCCCGCAGTGAGCCGGCTGCGCGTTACGGCGTGAAGAGTGCCGCTTGA
- a CDS encoding LysR family transcriptional regulator — protein sequence MDRLQAMKVFTRVVDTNSFSRAADTLDLPRASVTTIIQNLEAHLKVRLLQRTTRRLSLTPDGAAYYERCVRILADIEETESSLSQARRTPRGKLRVDMPSALGKLVVMPKIDEFHERYPDIELMVGFGDKPVDLIQEGVDCVIRIGTLQDSSLVARRIGVFQRVTVASPLYLEQRGTPRTIEDLQDHVAVNYFLGRTGRVMDLSFGVDGQTVDVKMRGNIAVNDAEAYVASGLKGVGLLQAPRFMALPHLRSGELVEVLSQWQPSPLPISAVYPHNRHLSPTVRVFVDWVAELFGRCPLFSGQEDAEQRCLPTVAAEPAIRRSAPVVAADDLELAV from the coding sequence ATGGACCGGCTTCAGGCAATGAAAGTGTTCACGCGGGTTGTCGATACGAACAGCTTTTCGCGTGCCGCGGACACGCTGGATCTGCCGCGTGCGTCGGTTACTACGATCATCCAGAATCTCGAGGCGCATCTGAAAGTACGGCTGTTACAGCGCACGACCCGGCGCCTGAGCCTCACGCCGGATGGCGCCGCTTATTACGAACGTTGCGTGCGCATCCTGGCGGACATTGAGGAAACGGAAAGCTCCTTGTCGCAGGCGAGAAGGACGCCGCGCGGCAAGTTGCGCGTCGATATGCCGAGCGCGCTCGGCAAGCTGGTCGTGATGCCCAAGATCGACGAGTTTCATGAGCGCTACCCCGACATCGAACTGATGGTGGGCTTCGGCGACAAACCCGTCGACCTGATTCAGGAAGGCGTGGACTGCGTGATCCGCATTGGCACCCTGCAGGACTCGAGTCTCGTCGCGCGACGTATCGGGGTGTTTCAGCGCGTGACGGTGGCGAGCCCGCTTTATCTCGAACAACGCGGTACGCCGCGGACGATCGAAGATCTGCAGGATCATGTCGCCGTTAACTACTTCCTGGGCCGCACCGGGCGCGTGATGGATCTGAGCTTTGGCGTCGACGGGCAAACCGTCGATGTGAAGATGCGCGGCAATATCGCCGTGAACGACGCGGAAGCTTACGTCGCGAGCGGCCTGAAAGGGGTGGGTCTCCTGCAGGCGCCGCGGTTTATGGCGTTGCCTCATCTGCGTTCCGGCGAACTGGTCGAGGTGTTGTCGCAATGGCAGCCGTCGCCGCTGCCGATCTCGGCGGTGTATCCGCATAACCGGCATCTGTCGCCTACGGTGCGGGTTTTCGTCGACTGGGTGGCGGAGCTGTTTGGACGCTGCCCGCTGTTCTCGGGTCAGGAAGATGCCGAACAGCGTTGCCTGCCGACCGTTGCTGCTGAACCGGCTATCCGGCGCAGTGCCCCAGTGGTGGCTGCGGATGATCTGGAGT